The Oncorhynchus masou masou isolate Uvic2021 chromosome 8, UVic_Omas_1.1, whole genome shotgun sequence genome has a window encoding:
- the ciz1a gene encoding cdkn1a interacting zinc finger protein 1a isoform X2 produces the protein MFNPHHHQQHQQQQQFHHHLRQLQQLFQHQPPPPPPPPQPQPPPSHHVPSHHVPHHHQRGRAMAGPGPAPPPPHMVNLAAQATIIAPNPMLQGALMMQQMQGSMRGFTASGQQFTQFFAAGARSSLLGPVPMGMSMKNPHMGFPARHYHPHTRYYNNNNNNNDYASRYPDRKREQRAGGSTDNQPAASRTLPNDKTLKDGGVGGPGGQARPSVQPEPKEPALKKQRTEGSEETVEQPPETDGVLGAAVHQSPPDDSQLEDCFILEDGSTAGPEALEESRAAKVQSGVSTMPASEQLSGERQAFTPGLKDMAEGKAASGVLEGGQEEGKEGGDAANKFYCYICTITCHNQQDFQSHMNSLVHQQRMMEIQHMSSACLVTLMPCVQESLQGGRRDSSFRDGEKRPGLQRWCATCQIHYTSTVIEHRRTSEHKLTSRTSNPSCTVCKRHFKSPLLFLEHMQSQEHKQRVGEVCPPVYSSLPRQLLREEGGPAVLAELVAMDEQGCFVDDGDEEGGEEDEEDGDQSSSHGKEGWPTQMEVALLEDIDEDEEYDPDTVYGSSFVVPVAGFLCRICQHFYHFESSARHSHCKSLKHFENLKKYRALRSQKDGTLKPTPVDGDAECDSNHSLPSEVLSSPALLPPTTALRPSQPCPEPQDNTPSASSLSQQHLATPSTTTSTNTKGTLGQATPEQQSRAGPEDKEEEPTLDLGPITEDTEEEPVTGETEEEAAAQEETLGDGNAKGGSKRRSGRTTQRR, from the exons ATGTttaacccacaccaccaccaacagcaCCAACAACAGCAACAGTTTCACCATCATTTGCGGCAGCTTCAGCAACTGTTCCAGCACCAGCCCCCTCCGCCGCCTCCTCCACCACAACCCCAACCCCCTCCATCGCACCATGTTCCATCGCACCATGTTCCACATCACCATCAAAGAGGACG GGCCATGGCTGGACCAGGCCCTGCTCCTCCACCTCCCCATATGgtcaacctggctgcccaggccACCATCATTGCCCCCAACCCAATGTTACAAGGGGCTCTAATGATGCAGCAGATGCAAG GTAGCATGCGTGGCTTTACAGCAAGTGGGCAGCAGTTCACCCAGTTCTTTGCTGCGGGGGCCCGGTCCTCTCTCCTGGGGCCTGTACCCATGGGCATGTCCATGAAGAATCCCCACATGGGCTTCCCTGCCCGACACTACCATCCCCACACCcgctactacaacaacaacaacaacaacaat GACTATGCTTCACGGTACCCGGATAGAAAGAGGGAGCAGAGAGCCGGGGGGAGCACAGATAACCAACCTGCAGCCAGCAGGACCCTGCCCAATGACAAGACTCTCAAAG ATGGAGGAGTGGGAGGGCCAGGTGGACAGGCACGGCCCTCAGTGCAACCTGAGCCCAAGGAGCCAGCACTGAAgaagcagaggacagaggg GTCAGAGGAGACTGTGGAGCAGCCTCCGGAGACAGATGGGGTTCTAGGTGCAGCAGTGCATCAAAGCCCACCAGATGACAGCCAGCTTGAAG ACTGTTTCATTCTGGAGGATGGGAGCACGGCTGGTCCAGAGGCACTTGAGGAAAGCAGAGCAGCCAAG GTCCAGAGTGGAGTGTCGACCATGCCAGCCTCTGAGCAGCTGAGTGGTGAGCGCCAGGCATTTACACCAGGCCTAAAGGACATGGCAGAGGGCAAGGCTGCCTCAGGGGTATTGGAAGGAGGGCAGGAAGAGGGCAAGGAGGGGGGTGATGCTGCAAACAAGTTCTATTGCTACATCTGCACTATCACCTGTCACAACCAGCAG GACTTCCAGAGTCACATGAACAGCCTGGTCCACCAGCAGAGGATGATGGAGATCCAACACATGTCCAGTGCCTGTCTGGTCACCTTGATGCCCTGCGTCCAGGAGTCACTGCAGGGAGGCCGCAGGGACAGCTCCTTCAGGGACGG agagaagagacccGGCCTGCAGCGTTGGTGTGCCACCTGCCAAATCCACTACACCAGTACAGTCATAGAGCACCGCAGGACCAGTGAGCACAAGCTGACCAGCCGCACCTCCAACCCCTCCTGTACCGTCTGCAAGAGGCACTTCAAGAGCCCACTCCTGTTCCTGGAGCACATGCAGTCCCAGGAGCACAAGCAGAGAGTCGGCGAGGTGTGTCCGCCGGTCTACTCATCTCTGCCTCGGCAGCTT CTTCGGGAGGAGGGAGGGCCAGCGGTCTTAGCTGAACTGGTTGCCATGGACGAACAGGGCTGTTTTGTAGATGAcggagatgaggaggggggggaAGAGGACGAGGAAGATGGTGACCAAAGCAGCTCCCATGGAAAG GAGGGCTGGCCGACCCAGATGGAGGTGGCTTTACTGGAGGACATAGATGAAGATGAGGAATATGACCCTGACACGGTGTACG GTTCAAGCTTTGTGGTTCCCGTGGCTGGGTTCCTCTGTAGAATCTGCCAGCACTTCTACCATTTTGAGTCTTCAGCCCGCCACTCGCACTGCAAGTCACTCAAACACTTTGAGAACCTCAAG AAGTACAGGGCCTTGCGTAGCCAGAAAGATGGGACATTGAAACCTACTCCCGTGGACGGAGATGCAGAGTGTGACAGTAACCACAGCCTGCCTTCAGAGGTCCTCAGCAGCCCTGCCTTACTGCCGCCCACCACCGCGCTGAGGCCCTCTCAGCCCTGCCCTGAACCCCAGGACAACACTCCCTCAGCCTCATCTTTATCCCAGCAGCACCTTGCCACTCCCAGCACCACTACCAGCACCAACACGAAGGGGACCCTGGGCCAAGCCACCCCAGAGCAGCAGAGCCGAGCTGGGCCTGAGGACAAGGAGGAAGAGCCAACCCTAGACCTAGGACCAATCACAGAAGACACCGAGGAGGAGCCAGTCACGGGAGAGACGGAAGAGGAGGCAGCTGCCCAAGAGGAGACGCTGGGCGACGGGAACGCGAAGGGGGGATCCAAAAGAAGGTCTGGGAGGACAACACAGAGACGTTGA
- the ciz1a gene encoding cdkn1a interacting zinc finger protein 1a isoform X1: MFNPHHHQQHQQQQQFHHHLRQLQQLFQHQPPPPPPPPQPQPPPSHHVPSHHVPHHHQRGRAMAGPGPAPPPPHMVNLAAQATIIAPNPMLQGALMMQQMQGSMRGFTASGQQFTQFFAAGARSSLLGPVPMGMSMKNPHMGFPARHYHPHTRYYNNNNNNNDYASRYPDRKREQRAGGSTDNQPAASRTLPNDKTLKADGGVGGPGGQARPSVQPEPKEPALKKQRTEGSEETVEQPPETDGVLGAAVHQSPPDDSQLEDCFILEDGSTAGPEALEESRAAKVQSGVSTMPASEQLSGERQAFTPGLKDMAEGKAASGVLEGGQEEGKEGGDAANKFYCYICTITCHNQQDFQSHMNSLVHQQRMMEIQHMSSACLVTLMPCVQESLQGGRRDSSFRDGEKRPGLQRWCATCQIHYTSTVIEHRRTSEHKLTSRTSNPSCTVCKRHFKSPLLFLEHMQSQEHKQRVGEVCPPVYSSLPRQLLREEGGPAVLAELVAMDEQGCFVDDGDEEGGEEDEEDGDQSSSHGKEGWPTQMEVALLEDIDEDEEYDPDTVYGSSFVVPVAGFLCRICQHFYHFESSARHSHCKSLKHFENLKKYRALRSQKDGTLKPTPVDGDAECDSNHSLPSEVLSSPALLPPTTALRPSQPCPEPQDNTPSASSLSQQHLATPSTTTSTNTKGTLGQATPEQQSRAGPEDKEEEPTLDLGPITEDTEEEPVTGETEEEAAAQEETLGDGNAKGGSKRRSGRTTQRR, translated from the exons ATGTttaacccacaccaccaccaacagcaCCAACAACAGCAACAGTTTCACCATCATTTGCGGCAGCTTCAGCAACTGTTCCAGCACCAGCCCCCTCCGCCGCCTCCTCCACCACAACCCCAACCCCCTCCATCGCACCATGTTCCATCGCACCATGTTCCACATCACCATCAAAGAGGACG GGCCATGGCTGGACCAGGCCCTGCTCCTCCACCTCCCCATATGgtcaacctggctgcccaggccACCATCATTGCCCCCAACCCAATGTTACAAGGGGCTCTAATGATGCAGCAGATGCAAG GTAGCATGCGTGGCTTTACAGCAAGTGGGCAGCAGTTCACCCAGTTCTTTGCTGCGGGGGCCCGGTCCTCTCTCCTGGGGCCTGTACCCATGGGCATGTCCATGAAGAATCCCCACATGGGCTTCCCTGCCCGACACTACCATCCCCACACCcgctactacaacaacaacaacaacaacaat GACTATGCTTCACGGTACCCGGATAGAAAGAGGGAGCAGAGAGCCGGGGGGAGCACAGATAACCAACCTGCAGCCAGCAGGACCCTGCCCAATGACAAGACTCTCAAAG cAGATGGAGGAGTGGGAGGGCCAGGTGGACAGGCACGGCCCTCAGTGCAACCTGAGCCCAAGGAGCCAGCACTGAAgaagcagaggacagaggg GTCAGAGGAGACTGTGGAGCAGCCTCCGGAGACAGATGGGGTTCTAGGTGCAGCAGTGCATCAAAGCCCACCAGATGACAGCCAGCTTGAAG ACTGTTTCATTCTGGAGGATGGGAGCACGGCTGGTCCAGAGGCACTTGAGGAAAGCAGAGCAGCCAAG GTCCAGAGTGGAGTGTCGACCATGCCAGCCTCTGAGCAGCTGAGTGGTGAGCGCCAGGCATTTACACCAGGCCTAAAGGACATGGCAGAGGGCAAGGCTGCCTCAGGGGTATTGGAAGGAGGGCAGGAAGAGGGCAAGGAGGGGGGTGATGCTGCAAACAAGTTCTATTGCTACATCTGCACTATCACCTGTCACAACCAGCAG GACTTCCAGAGTCACATGAACAGCCTGGTCCACCAGCAGAGGATGATGGAGATCCAACACATGTCCAGTGCCTGTCTGGTCACCTTGATGCCCTGCGTCCAGGAGTCACTGCAGGGAGGCCGCAGGGACAGCTCCTTCAGGGACGG agagaagagacccGGCCTGCAGCGTTGGTGTGCCACCTGCCAAATCCACTACACCAGTACAGTCATAGAGCACCGCAGGACCAGTGAGCACAAGCTGACCAGCCGCACCTCCAACCCCTCCTGTACCGTCTGCAAGAGGCACTTCAAGAGCCCACTCCTGTTCCTGGAGCACATGCAGTCCCAGGAGCACAAGCAGAGAGTCGGCGAGGTGTGTCCGCCGGTCTACTCATCTCTGCCTCGGCAGCTT CTTCGGGAGGAGGGAGGGCCAGCGGTCTTAGCTGAACTGGTTGCCATGGACGAACAGGGCTGTTTTGTAGATGAcggagatgaggaggggggggaAGAGGACGAGGAAGATGGTGACCAAAGCAGCTCCCATGGAAAG GAGGGCTGGCCGACCCAGATGGAGGTGGCTTTACTGGAGGACATAGATGAAGATGAGGAATATGACCCTGACACGGTGTACG GTTCAAGCTTTGTGGTTCCCGTGGCTGGGTTCCTCTGTAGAATCTGCCAGCACTTCTACCATTTTGAGTCTTCAGCCCGCCACTCGCACTGCAAGTCACTCAAACACTTTGAGAACCTCAAG AAGTACAGGGCCTTGCGTAGCCAGAAAGATGGGACATTGAAACCTACTCCCGTGGACGGAGATGCAGAGTGTGACAGTAACCACAGCCTGCCTTCAGAGGTCCTCAGCAGCCCTGCCTTACTGCCGCCCACCACCGCGCTGAGGCCCTCTCAGCCCTGCCCTGAACCCCAGGACAACACTCCCTCAGCCTCATCTTTATCCCAGCAGCACCTTGCCACTCCCAGCACCACTACCAGCACCAACACGAAGGGGACCCTGGGCCAAGCCACCCCAGAGCAGCAGAGCCGAGCTGGGCCTGAGGACAAGGAGGAAGAGCCAACCCTAGACCTAGGACCAATCACAGAAGACACCGAGGAGGAGCCAGTCACGGGAGAGACGGAAGAGGAGGCAGCTGCCCAAGAGGAGACGCTGGGCGACGGGAACGCGAAGGGGGGATCCAAAAGAAGGTCTGGGAGGACAACACAGAGACGTTGA
- the ciz1a gene encoding cdkn1a interacting zinc finger protein 1a isoform X4, which translates to MFNPHHHQQHQQQQQFHHHLRQLQQLFQHQPPPPPPPPQPQPPPSHHVPSHHVPHHHQRGRAMAGPGPAPPPPHMVNLAAQATIIAPNPMLQGALMMQQMQGSMRGFTASGQQFTQFFAAGARSSLLGPVPMGMSMKNPHMGFPARHYHPHTRYYNNNNNNNDYASRYPDRKREQRAGGSTDNQPAASRTLPNDKTLKADGGVGGPGGQARPSVQPEPKEPALKKQRTEGSEETVEQPPETDGVLGAAVHQSPPDDSQLEDCFILEDGSTAGPEALEESRAAKVQSGVSTMPASEQLSGERQAFTPGLKDMAEGKAASGVLEGGQEEGKEGGDAANKFYCYICTITCHNQQDFQSHMNSLVHQQRMMEIQHMSSACLVTLMPCVQESLQGGRRDSSFRDGEKRPGLQRWCATCQIHYTSTVIEHRRTSEHKLTSRTSNPSCTVCKRHFKSPLLFLEHMQSQEHKQRVGELREEGGPAVLAELVAMDEQGCFVDDGDEEGGEEDEEDGDQSSSHGKEGWPTQMEVALLEDIDEDEEYDPDTVYGSSFVVPVAGFLCRICQHFYHFESSARHSHCKSLKHFENLKKYRALRSQKDGTLKPTPVDGDAECDSNHSLPSEVLSSPALLPPTTALRPSQPCPEPQDNTPSASSLSQQHLATPSTTTSTNTKGTLGQATPEQQSRAGPEDKEEEPTLDLGPITEDTEEEPVTGETEEEAAAQEETLGDGNAKGGSKRRSGRTTQRR; encoded by the exons ATGTttaacccacaccaccaccaacagcaCCAACAACAGCAACAGTTTCACCATCATTTGCGGCAGCTTCAGCAACTGTTCCAGCACCAGCCCCCTCCGCCGCCTCCTCCACCACAACCCCAACCCCCTCCATCGCACCATGTTCCATCGCACCATGTTCCACATCACCATCAAAGAGGACG GGCCATGGCTGGACCAGGCCCTGCTCCTCCACCTCCCCATATGgtcaacctggctgcccaggccACCATCATTGCCCCCAACCCAATGTTACAAGGGGCTCTAATGATGCAGCAGATGCAAG GTAGCATGCGTGGCTTTACAGCAAGTGGGCAGCAGTTCACCCAGTTCTTTGCTGCGGGGGCCCGGTCCTCTCTCCTGGGGCCTGTACCCATGGGCATGTCCATGAAGAATCCCCACATGGGCTTCCCTGCCCGACACTACCATCCCCACACCcgctactacaacaacaacaacaacaacaat GACTATGCTTCACGGTACCCGGATAGAAAGAGGGAGCAGAGAGCCGGGGGGAGCACAGATAACCAACCTGCAGCCAGCAGGACCCTGCCCAATGACAAGACTCTCAAAG cAGATGGAGGAGTGGGAGGGCCAGGTGGACAGGCACGGCCCTCAGTGCAACCTGAGCCCAAGGAGCCAGCACTGAAgaagcagaggacagaggg GTCAGAGGAGACTGTGGAGCAGCCTCCGGAGACAGATGGGGTTCTAGGTGCAGCAGTGCATCAAAGCCCACCAGATGACAGCCAGCTTGAAG ACTGTTTCATTCTGGAGGATGGGAGCACGGCTGGTCCAGAGGCACTTGAGGAAAGCAGAGCAGCCAAG GTCCAGAGTGGAGTGTCGACCATGCCAGCCTCTGAGCAGCTGAGTGGTGAGCGCCAGGCATTTACACCAGGCCTAAAGGACATGGCAGAGGGCAAGGCTGCCTCAGGGGTATTGGAAGGAGGGCAGGAAGAGGGCAAGGAGGGGGGTGATGCTGCAAACAAGTTCTATTGCTACATCTGCACTATCACCTGTCACAACCAGCAG GACTTCCAGAGTCACATGAACAGCCTGGTCCACCAGCAGAGGATGATGGAGATCCAACACATGTCCAGTGCCTGTCTGGTCACCTTGATGCCCTGCGTCCAGGAGTCACTGCAGGGAGGCCGCAGGGACAGCTCCTTCAGGGACGG agagaagagacccGGCCTGCAGCGTTGGTGTGCCACCTGCCAAATCCACTACACCAGTACAGTCATAGAGCACCGCAGGACCAGTGAGCACAAGCTGACCAGCCGCACCTCCAACCCCTCCTGTACCGTCTGCAAGAGGCACTTCAAGAGCCCACTCCTGTTCCTGGAGCACATGCAGTCCCAGGAGCACAAGCAGAGAGTCGGCGAG CTTCGGGAGGAGGGAGGGCCAGCGGTCTTAGCTGAACTGGTTGCCATGGACGAACAGGGCTGTTTTGTAGATGAcggagatgaggaggggggggaAGAGGACGAGGAAGATGGTGACCAAAGCAGCTCCCATGGAAAG GAGGGCTGGCCGACCCAGATGGAGGTGGCTTTACTGGAGGACATAGATGAAGATGAGGAATATGACCCTGACACGGTGTACG GTTCAAGCTTTGTGGTTCCCGTGGCTGGGTTCCTCTGTAGAATCTGCCAGCACTTCTACCATTTTGAGTCTTCAGCCCGCCACTCGCACTGCAAGTCACTCAAACACTTTGAGAACCTCAAG AAGTACAGGGCCTTGCGTAGCCAGAAAGATGGGACATTGAAACCTACTCCCGTGGACGGAGATGCAGAGTGTGACAGTAACCACAGCCTGCCTTCAGAGGTCCTCAGCAGCCCTGCCTTACTGCCGCCCACCACCGCGCTGAGGCCCTCTCAGCCCTGCCCTGAACCCCAGGACAACACTCCCTCAGCCTCATCTTTATCCCAGCAGCACCTTGCCACTCCCAGCACCACTACCAGCACCAACACGAAGGGGACCCTGGGCCAAGCCACCCCAGAGCAGCAGAGCCGAGCTGGGCCTGAGGACAAGGAGGAAGAGCCAACCCTAGACCTAGGACCAATCACAGAAGACACCGAGGAGGAGCCAGTCACGGGAGAGACGGAAGAGGAGGCAGCTGCCCAAGAGGAGACGCTGGGCGACGGGAACGCGAAGGGGGGATCCAAAAGAAGGTCTGGGAGGACAACACAGAGACGTTGA
- the ciz1a gene encoding cdkn1a interacting zinc finger protein 1a isoform X3 — protein MFNPHHHQQHQQQQQFHHHLRQLQQLFQHQPPPPPPPPQPQPPPSHHVPSHHVPHHHQRGRAMAGPGPAPPPPHMVNLAAQATIIAPNPMLQGALMMQQMQGSMRGFTASGQQFTQFFAAGARSSLLGPVPMGMSMKNPHMGFPARHYHPHTRYYNNNNNNNDYASRYPDRKREQRAGGSTDNQPAASRTLPNDKTLKADGGVGGPGGQARPSVQPEPKEPALKKQRTEGSEETVEQPPETDGVLGAAVHQSPPDDSQLEDCFILEDGSTAGPEALEESRAAKVQSGVSTMPASEQLSGERQAFTPGLKDMAEGKAASGVLEGGQEEGKEGGDAANKFYCYICTITCHNQQSHMNSLVHQQRMMEIQHMSSACLVTLMPCVQESLQGGRRDSSFRDGEKRPGLQRWCATCQIHYTSTVIEHRRTSEHKLTSRTSNPSCTVCKRHFKSPLLFLEHMQSQEHKQRVGEVCPPVYSSLPRQLLREEGGPAVLAELVAMDEQGCFVDDGDEEGGEEDEEDGDQSSSHGKEGWPTQMEVALLEDIDEDEEYDPDTVYGSSFVVPVAGFLCRICQHFYHFESSARHSHCKSLKHFENLKKYRALRSQKDGTLKPTPVDGDAECDSNHSLPSEVLSSPALLPPTTALRPSQPCPEPQDNTPSASSLSQQHLATPSTTTSTNTKGTLGQATPEQQSRAGPEDKEEEPTLDLGPITEDTEEEPVTGETEEEAAAQEETLGDGNAKGGSKRRSGRTTQRR, from the exons ATGTttaacccacaccaccaccaacagcaCCAACAACAGCAACAGTTTCACCATCATTTGCGGCAGCTTCAGCAACTGTTCCAGCACCAGCCCCCTCCGCCGCCTCCTCCACCACAACCCCAACCCCCTCCATCGCACCATGTTCCATCGCACCATGTTCCACATCACCATCAAAGAGGACG GGCCATGGCTGGACCAGGCCCTGCTCCTCCACCTCCCCATATGgtcaacctggctgcccaggccACCATCATTGCCCCCAACCCAATGTTACAAGGGGCTCTAATGATGCAGCAGATGCAAG GTAGCATGCGTGGCTTTACAGCAAGTGGGCAGCAGTTCACCCAGTTCTTTGCTGCGGGGGCCCGGTCCTCTCTCCTGGGGCCTGTACCCATGGGCATGTCCATGAAGAATCCCCACATGGGCTTCCCTGCCCGACACTACCATCCCCACACCcgctactacaacaacaacaacaacaacaat GACTATGCTTCACGGTACCCGGATAGAAAGAGGGAGCAGAGAGCCGGGGGGAGCACAGATAACCAACCTGCAGCCAGCAGGACCCTGCCCAATGACAAGACTCTCAAAG cAGATGGAGGAGTGGGAGGGCCAGGTGGACAGGCACGGCCCTCAGTGCAACCTGAGCCCAAGGAGCCAGCACTGAAgaagcagaggacagaggg GTCAGAGGAGACTGTGGAGCAGCCTCCGGAGACAGATGGGGTTCTAGGTGCAGCAGTGCATCAAAGCCCACCAGATGACAGCCAGCTTGAAG ACTGTTTCATTCTGGAGGATGGGAGCACGGCTGGTCCAGAGGCACTTGAGGAAAGCAGAGCAGCCAAG GTCCAGAGTGGAGTGTCGACCATGCCAGCCTCTGAGCAGCTGAGTGGTGAGCGCCAGGCATTTACACCAGGCCTAAAGGACATGGCAGAGGGCAAGGCTGCCTCAGGGGTATTGGAAGGAGGGCAGGAAGAGGGCAAGGAGGGGGGTGATGCTGCAAACAAGTTCTATTGCTACATCTGCACTATCACCTGTCACAACCAGCAG AGTCACATGAACAGCCTGGTCCACCAGCAGAGGATGATGGAGATCCAACACATGTCCAGTGCCTGTCTGGTCACCTTGATGCCCTGCGTCCAGGAGTCACTGCAGGGAGGCCGCAGGGACAGCTCCTTCAGGGACGG agagaagagacccGGCCTGCAGCGTTGGTGTGCCACCTGCCAAATCCACTACACCAGTACAGTCATAGAGCACCGCAGGACCAGTGAGCACAAGCTGACCAGCCGCACCTCCAACCCCTCCTGTACCGTCTGCAAGAGGCACTTCAAGAGCCCACTCCTGTTCCTGGAGCACATGCAGTCCCAGGAGCACAAGCAGAGAGTCGGCGAGGTGTGTCCGCCGGTCTACTCATCTCTGCCTCGGCAGCTT CTTCGGGAGGAGGGAGGGCCAGCGGTCTTAGCTGAACTGGTTGCCATGGACGAACAGGGCTGTTTTGTAGATGAcggagatgaggaggggggggaAGAGGACGAGGAAGATGGTGACCAAAGCAGCTCCCATGGAAAG GAGGGCTGGCCGACCCAGATGGAGGTGGCTTTACTGGAGGACATAGATGAAGATGAGGAATATGACCCTGACACGGTGTACG GTTCAAGCTTTGTGGTTCCCGTGGCTGGGTTCCTCTGTAGAATCTGCCAGCACTTCTACCATTTTGAGTCTTCAGCCCGCCACTCGCACTGCAAGTCACTCAAACACTTTGAGAACCTCAAG AAGTACAGGGCCTTGCGTAGCCAGAAAGATGGGACATTGAAACCTACTCCCGTGGACGGAGATGCAGAGTGTGACAGTAACCACAGCCTGCCTTCAGAGGTCCTCAGCAGCCCTGCCTTACTGCCGCCCACCACCGCGCTGAGGCCCTCTCAGCCCTGCCCTGAACCCCAGGACAACACTCCCTCAGCCTCATCTTTATCCCAGCAGCACCTTGCCACTCCCAGCACCACTACCAGCACCAACACGAAGGGGACCCTGGGCCAAGCCACCCCAGAGCAGCAGAGCCGAGCTGGGCCTGAGGACAAGGAGGAAGAGCCAACCCTAGACCTAGGACCAATCACAGAAGACACCGAGGAGGAGCCAGTCACGGGAGAGACGGAAGAGGAGGCAGCTGCCCAAGAGGAGACGCTGGGCGACGGGAACGCGAAGGGGGGATCCAAAAGAAGGTCTGGGAGGACAACACAGAGACGTTGA
- the bbln gene encoding UPF0184 protein C9orf16 homolog isoform X2, producing MSGPNGDPNIPSDDGIIEDEDEFNEEEYAAINTMLDQINSCLDDLEERNDSLNGKLHELLESNRQARQEFRGQLTTATPPGEEKLFPDQDSPATEGEKGGE from the exons ATGTCTGGACCAAATGGAGATCCTAACATCCCAAGTGACGATGGCATCATCGAGGATGAAGATGAATTCAACGAAGAAG AGTATGCAGCCATCAACACTATGCTGGATCAGATCAACTCCTGCCTGGATGACCTGGAGGAACGCAACGACTCCCTGAATGGCAAACTACATGAACTGTTGGAGTCTAACCGGCAGGCCAGACAGGAGTTCAGAGGTCAGCTGACCACTGCTACACCCCCAGGAGAGGAGAAATTGTTCCCAGACCAGGATTCTCCAGCCACTGAAGGGGAGAAGGGCGGAGAGTGA
- the bbln gene encoding UPF0184 protein C9orf16 homolog isoform X1, producing the protein MSGPNGDPNIPSDDGIIEDEDEFNEEGNTEYAAINTMLDQINSCLDDLEERNDSLNGKLHELLESNRQARQEFRGQLTTATPPGEEKLFPDQDSPATEGEKGGE; encoded by the exons ATGTCTGGACCAAATGGAGATCCTAACATCCCAAGTGACGATGGCATCATCGAGGATGAAGATGAATTCAACGAAGAAGGTAATACTG AGTATGCAGCCATCAACACTATGCTGGATCAGATCAACTCCTGCCTGGATGACCTGGAGGAACGCAACGACTCCCTGAATGGCAAACTACATGAACTGTTGGAGTCTAACCGGCAGGCCAGACAGGAGTTCAGAGGTCAGCTGACCACTGCTACACCCCCAGGAGAGGAGAAATTGTTCCCAGACCAGGATTCTCCAGCCACTGAAGGGGAGAAGGGCGGAGAGTGA
- the LOC135543916 gene encoding surfeit locus protein 2-like — protein MEDLPADIKAFLLNHPFLEFTGDGKKIKCRLNGHDCPCNLTELQNFTKGKKYQKLSSTAEFNYGQYEPHVVPSSKQPNHLFCKLTLRHINRLPHQVLRHVNGKRFQKAKKKYEACVQQGMEYIPASLRQKKPRDSDGERGRNTQRGNGAWAPDSSNEGGSDSEDSMSDLYPSSLFSLQKETEEGMEAEKEDDFKTDDDEEMEVDKQAPQKRKKVQSGGFQKKFKNHNLKRKGLKTNVKVKNVK, from the exons ATGGAGGACCTACCTGCAGATATCAAAGCGTTCCTTCTGAACCACCCATTTCTTGAATTTACGGGTGACGGTAAAAAG ATTAAATGCAGACTCAATGGACATGATTGTCCTTGCAACCTCACAGAGCTCCAGAACTTCACGAAAGGGAAGAAATATCAGAAACTAAGTTCTACTGCAGAGTTCAACTATGGTCAATATGAACCTCATGTTGTGCCCAGCTCGAAGCAACC CAATCATCTCTTCTGCAAGTTAACACTCAGACATATCAATCGCCTGCCACACCAGGTCTTACGGCACGTCAATGGCAAGCGGTTCCAAAAAGCAAAGAAGAAAT ATGAAGCGTGTGTACAACAGGGGATGGAGTACATTCCTGCCAGCCTCCGACAGAAGAAGCCCAGAGATAGCGATGGGGAGAGGGGGCGCAATACCCAGCGGGGGAATGGAGCGTGGGCTCCAGACTCCAGCAACGAGGGTGGCAGCGACTCCGAGGACAGCATGAGTGACCTGTACCCAT CTTCTTTATTTTCTCTGCAAAAAGAGACTGAGGAGGGTATGGAGGCGGAAAAAGAAGATGACTTTAAAACGGATGACGATGAGGAGATGGAAGTTGATAAACAGGCGCCACAGAAACGCAAGAAG GTTCAGTCTGGTGGTTTCCAGAAGAAATTCAAGAATCATAACTTGAAAAGAAAAGGTTTAAAGACCAATGTgaaagtaaaaaatgtaaaataa